A part of Solicola gregarius genomic DNA contains:
- a CDS encoding NADP-dependent oxidoreductase has translation MRAAFITEYGDPSVIQVADAPEPVVGMDTVLVEVHAAGVNPVDWKVVAGGMRGAYPHHLPLIPGWDVAGIVSAVGPAVTTVEPGDRVLAYDREDHVQLGTFAQRTSVPERAITRIPPGMSIAEAAALPLAGLTAEQVLTAAEVGEGDSVLVHAAAGGVGTFTTQLARLRGASVIGTASPGNHDHLRERGVTPVAYGDGLVDGVRALAPRGVDVVIDLVGGDTLASSYDLLADGGRVASIADPQVLQRGGRYVFVRPDAAMLARLAELVSSGELVVDIAATYPLEDAAGALEASRSGHTRGKVVITML, from the coding sequence ATGAGAGCTGCTTTCATCACCGAGTACGGCGACCCGTCCGTCATCCAGGTCGCAGACGCGCCCGAGCCAGTGGTGGGGATGGACACCGTCCTCGTCGAGGTGCACGCCGCCGGCGTCAACCCGGTCGACTGGAAGGTCGTCGCGGGCGGGATGCGCGGCGCGTACCCCCATCACCTCCCGCTGATCCCCGGCTGGGACGTCGCCGGGATCGTGTCGGCGGTCGGTCCCGCGGTCACGACCGTCGAGCCGGGTGATCGGGTGCTCGCGTACGACCGCGAGGACCACGTGCAGCTCGGCACCTTCGCGCAGCGCACCTCCGTACCCGAGCGTGCGATCACGAGGATTCCACCCGGCATGAGCATCGCCGAGGCCGCGGCGCTCCCGCTCGCGGGCCTGACCGCCGAGCAGGTGCTGACGGCCGCCGAGGTCGGCGAGGGCGACTCGGTGCTCGTCCATGCCGCCGCCGGGGGCGTCGGCACGTTCACCACCCAGCTCGCCCGGCTGCGCGGAGCGAGCGTCATCGGCACGGCGAGCCCCGGCAACCACGACCACCTGCGCGAGCGTGGGGTCACGCCGGTCGCGTACGGCGACGGGCTCGTCGACGGCGTACGAGCGCTCGCGCCGCGTGGTGTCGACGTGGTGATCGACCTGGTCGGCGGAGACACGCTGGCGAGCTCGTACGACCTGCTGGCCGACGGCGGCCGGGTGGCCTCGATCGCCGACCCGCAGGTGCTGCAGCGGGGCGGCCGGTACGTCTTCGTCCGGCCCGATGCCGCAATGCTCGCCCGGCTCGCGGAGCTGGTCTCGTCCGGCGAGCTCGTCGTCGACATCGCGGCGACCTACCCGCTGGAGGACGCGGCCGGTGCCCTCGAGGCGAGTAGGTCCGGTCACACCCGCGGCAAGGTCGTCATCACGATGCTCTGA
- a CDS encoding ABC transporter substrate-binding protein gives MAHHIGRRTVLLGGAALILSACGTDDDEPTSSGSGSIRGRFPATADHAYGTTTVESRPERIVVVGLTEQDTVLALGHTPIATTEWYGEQPYAVWPWAQDALGGAEPTVLSATDGMDFEKIASLRPDLIIGTNSGVTNADYDKLSELAPTVAAPPGASDYFSPWPVQTRLIGDALGLRPEADRLIEDIDARFKSEARKHPELQDKSVVFLQNAVSDGSYIAYPPGLSTQFLTSLGLTIPGYLEEYARGEEQSYIPAEKIDVVSDADVLLWATEKASDIDALEDEATFMNLAPVEEGRAVYTDGTLAGAIYFTTPLSLPYVLDRLPGLLSDAVDGGAPRELAS, from the coding sequence ATGGCTCATCACATCGGTCGCCGTACCGTCCTGCTCGGCGGCGCGGCCCTGATCCTGTCGGCATGCGGGACCGACGATGACGAGCCGACGTCCAGCGGGTCCGGGAGCATCCGCGGGCGGTTTCCCGCGACGGCCGATCACGCGTACGGAACGACGACCGTCGAGAGCCGGCCCGAACGCATCGTCGTCGTCGGTCTCACCGAGCAGGACACTGTTCTCGCGCTCGGGCACACCCCGATCGCCACGACGGAGTGGTACGGCGAGCAGCCGTACGCCGTGTGGCCGTGGGCACAGGACGCGCTCGGTGGCGCGGAGCCGACCGTGCTCAGCGCCACCGACGGCATGGACTTCGAGAAGATCGCCTCGCTGCGCCCCGACCTGATCATCGGCACCAACTCCGGCGTCACCAACGCCGACTACGACAAGCTGTCCGAGCTCGCGCCGACGGTGGCCGCGCCCCCGGGCGCCTCGGACTACTTCTCGCCCTGGCCGGTTCAGACCCGGCTGATCGGCGACGCACTCGGACTCCGGCCCGAGGCCGACCGGCTGATCGAGGACATCGACGCCCGGTTCAAGTCCGAGGCACGCAAGCACCCCGAGCTCCAGGACAAATCGGTGGTGTTCCTGCAGAACGCCGTCTCCGACGGCAGCTACATCGCCTACCCACCCGGCCTCAGCACCCAGTTCCTCACCTCGCTCGGCCTCACCATCCCGGGATATCTCGAGGAGTACGCGCGCGGCGAGGAGCAGAGCTATATCCCTGCCGAGAAGATCGACGTGGTGAGCGACGCGGACGTGCTCCTGTGGGCGACCGAGAAGGCGTCCGACATCGACGCGCTTGAGGACGAGGCGACGTTCATGAACCTCGCACCCGTCGAGGAGGGCCGCGCGGTGTACACCGACGGCACCCTCGCCGGGGCGATCTACTTCACGACGCCGTTGAGCCTGCCGTACGTACTCGACCGCTTGCCGGGCTTGCTCTCCGACGCGGTCGACGGCGGTGCGCCGCGCGAGCTCGCGTCGTGA
- a CDS encoding tetratricopeptide repeat protein — protein MTERMPNTLDAAIDAERLLLDPAVRADRVAVEALLHPDFTEIGASGRSWSRAEIIEELAGDTDDAPAASTSDFAATWIADDTVLVTYASSGTRDARRSSIWQRVAGAWQVRFHQGTPAALPHNADDEWDERVAAVWTTAGGVDEDTVGERIAALVAERPDEPRAAFELASAHDFCGDEATAIGLYERALRGELDDARRQQAVIQLASSLRIVGRASEAVAVLESHTFDATYAPAAQGFSALAQRDAGHPTEAVRTAVRALATTRPAYANALETYADER, from the coding sequence GTGACCGAGCGCATGCCGAACACCCTCGACGCAGCGATAGACGCCGAGCGACTTCTGTTGGACCCCGCGGTACGCGCCGACCGCGTCGCGGTCGAAGCCCTGCTGCACCCTGACTTCACCGAGATCGGCGCGTCTGGCCGATCGTGGAGCCGCGCCGAGATCATCGAGGAGCTGGCCGGCGACACCGACGACGCACCTGCTGCCAGCACGAGCGACTTCGCTGCGACCTGGATCGCAGACGACACCGTTCTCGTCACGTACGCCAGCTCCGGTACGCGCGACGCTCGGCGCTCGTCGATCTGGCAGCGCGTCGCCGGGGCTTGGCAGGTGCGATTCCATCAGGGCACGCCGGCCGCACTGCCCCATAACGCCGACGACGAGTGGGACGAACGCGTTGCCGCCGTGTGGACCACCGCCGGCGGCGTCGACGAGGACACCGTCGGTGAGCGGATAGCCGCGCTCGTCGCGGAGCGTCCGGATGAGCCGCGCGCGGCATTCGAGCTGGCGTCGGCCCACGACTTCTGCGGGGACGAGGCCACCGCGATCGGGCTCTACGAGCGGGCGCTGCGAGGCGAGCTCGACGATGCGCGGCGCCAGCAGGCCGTCATCCAGCTCGCCAGCTCGCTACGCATCGTCGGCCGCGCGTCCGAGGCCGTCGCTGTGCTCGAGAGCCACACCTTCGATGCGACGTACGCCCCCGCCGCACAGGGATTCTCCGCACTCGCGCAACGAGACGCCGGACACCCGACCGAAGCCGTCCGCACCGCCGTACGCGCGCTGGCGACGACCCGTCCGGCGTACGCCAACGCGCTAGAGACGTACGCCGACGAGCGGTGA
- a CDS encoding DUF4240 domain-containing protein has product MRSAEFWDLIDVLGGTADEESVARLGERLGGLPARTVEAFGTALDERIDVLAESPAIPEELRYSETAEWFAAAIIAAGRPAYEKARRAHAPFDADDWGFEEAEDLLVVGENILEPVEIELDGVQVEWLSAQRPDEVGDPLDAIDAADPLDAIDPPAEVDALDADWDVGVGTDPQVASAVADLTQARTWRSWFCTQSTRAGVVCVSVEDDAETGLNESGRPAAREYRYAVPVERLLAAADRRAEMRAVLVEAWTAVADSVGWKAPPPDPGRR; this is encoded by the coding sequence GTGCGGAGCGCGGAGTTCTGGGACCTGATCGACGTCCTCGGCGGCACGGCCGACGAGGAGTCGGTCGCGCGCCTCGGTGAGCGGCTCGGGGGGCTCCCGGCGCGGACGGTCGAGGCGTTCGGGACCGCGCTCGACGAGCGCATCGACGTACTCGCGGAGTCACCCGCCATCCCGGAGGAACTGCGGTACTCCGAGACCGCCGAGTGGTTCGCGGCCGCGATCATCGCCGCCGGGCGGCCCGCGTACGAGAAGGCCCGCCGGGCGCATGCTCCGTTCGATGCCGACGACTGGGGTTTCGAGGAGGCCGAGGACCTCCTTGTCGTGGGCGAGAACATCCTCGAGCCGGTAGAGATCGAGCTGGACGGCGTACAGGTCGAGTGGCTGAGCGCGCAGCGTCCGGACGAGGTCGGCGACCCGCTCGACGCGATCGATGCCGCTGACCCGCTCGACGCGATCGACCCGCCCGCCGAGGTCGACGCGCTCGACGCCGACTGGGATGTCGGCGTTGGTACGGACCCGCAGGTGGCGTCCGCGGTCGCCGACCTCACCCAGGCGCGGACCTGGCGGTCGTGGTTCTGTACGCAGTCGACTCGGGCGGGTGTCGTCTGCGTATCGGTCGAGGACGACGCCGAGACCGGGCTGAACGAGTCGGGTCGGCCCGCGGCCAGGGAGTACCGCTATGCCGTGCCCGTCGAGCGGCTGCTCGCCGCGGCCGATCGACGAGCGGAGATGCGCGCCGTGCTCGTCGAGGCGTGGACGGCCGTCGCCGACAGCGTCGGCTGGAAGGCCCCACCGCCCGACCCCGGCCGACGCTGA
- a CDS encoding Rossmann-fold NAD(P)-binding domain-containing protein: protein MHRLIERFQRHAVTPEQAAEAIIRGMRSRRHIVYTSRDIAFGHWWQRKFAPAYNVAMTYLNRRFTKVAERNLR from the coding sequence ATGCATCGGCTCATCGAGCGCTTCCAGCGGCACGCGGTGACGCCCGAGCAGGCCGCCGAGGCGATCATCCGCGGAATGCGGTCGCGCCGGCACATCGTCTACACGTCCCGCGACATCGCGTTCGGCCACTGGTGGCAGCGCAAGTTCGCACCGGCGTACAACGTGGCGATGACGTACCTGAACCGCCGTTTCACCAAGGTCGCCGAGCGCAACCTGCGCTGA